The genomic window TATGCTGGCGTTCGGCGGCTTCGGCATCTTCCCGGTGATGTTCGCCGAAGTGGTTGAGCACCGGGGCTGGCTGGACGAGTCCACCTTCATCGAGGGCATGGCCCTGGCCCAGGTGACTCCCGGCCCGAGCCTTTTGGCCTCGGCCTTCATCGGCTACATGGTGCGCGGCGTGGCCGGGGCTGCGGTGGCCTCGGTGGGCATCTTCGCCGTGTCCTTCGTGGTGGTGCTGGCCGCGGCCCATTACCGCGACCGCATCGTGGGCTCGCGCCGGGCAAGGCAAGTCTTGTCCGGGGTGCTGGCCACGCTCGGCGGCATGATCGTGGCCGTGAGCTTCGCCTTGTCCAAGGCCGTGGACTGGGGTTGGCCCGCCGCCGTGCTCCTCGTTCTGACACTGGCCGCGCTGGCCAAAAAGATACCCGTGTACTGGATCGTGCTGGGGGCGTCCTGCCTGTCCATGCTCATCCTCCGGTAAAAGGACCCGCAATGACCCCATCCCCCAGCGTCTGGCGCATCTTTTTGACGTATCTGCGAATCGGCGCGTCCGCTTTCGGCGGCCCCGGTATGTTGCCTTTTATCCGGAATCGGCTGGTGGACCGCCTGGGCTGGTTCACCAACGACGAATTCAAGACCGGGCTGGCCCTGGTGCAGTCCATCCCCGGCGGACCGCTGGTGCAACTGGCCGCCTACCTGGGCCACGCCAAGGCCGGGCTCCCCGGCGCGCTGGCGGCCTTCGCCGGGTTCGCCCTGCCAGCCTGGGCCATGATTACCGCTTTTGCAATTATCTACCAGAAAACCGCCGACCTGCCCGCCATGCTGGGGGCGCTGGTGGGCCTGAAAGTCGTCGTTGTCGCGGTGTGCTTCATGGCCAGCCTGGACTTCCTGGGCCGTTACGCCAGGACAGCCATGCAGCGCGGCCTGGCTGGCGGCGCGTGCGTGCTGTTCCTCATAGGCCTCAAGCCGTTCATGCTGATTCTGGGCGGCGCGATAATCGGTGTTCTGACCTTCAAGGGTGAGCCCCGCAAGCCCCACATCGCAAACGGCGAGCCCCAGAGCTGGAAGACCCCGCTGGCCCTTCTGGGGCTTTACGTCCTGTTCCTGGTAGGCTGCGCGCTGCTGGAGTCCCCCATGCTGCGCTTCGCCCTGTCCATGGGCAAGGTGGATCTTCTGTCCTTCGGCGGGTTCGGGGCCTTCCCCATGATGTACGCCGAGGTGGTGCGGGCCAGGGGCTGGCTGGACGAGCGCACCTTCATGGACGCCATGGCCATGTCCCAGGTGACGCCCGGTCCGTTTCTGCTGGTGTCGGCCTTTGTGGGCTACCAGCTCAAGGGGATGCTTGGCGCGGTGATCGGCGGCATCGCCGTGTTCGCGCCGTCGTTTCTCATGGTGATGGCGGCCATCCGCATGAAGGACAGCGTTTTGTCCTCGGACTGGGCGCACAAGGCTCTGGCAGGCGTGTTGGCCATACTGTCCGGGCTTATCCTGGCCGTGGCCGTGAGCTTCGCCAAAGCCGTGGACTGGCAATGGCCCCAGGGCGTCCTGCTGGTGCTGGCGCTTGCCGCCCTGGCCAGGAAGGTGGACATCCTCTGGGTGGTGCTGGGAGGAGCCCTGGCCAGCGCGCTGCTGTTCTGATTCTTCCGGGGGGGGCGGCGAAGTTTCCACGACAAAAATGTGGGGAAATCTTCAATTTTGAAAACTTCGCCGCCCTTCCTGTCTTGCCTACGCAATACAATATTGTTAAGAACGCCCTGCCTTGGCGCGGAGCCGACACTTTTGTGTGGGTTCTCGTGCGGAAAAAAGTCAGGCGTGTCCGCTCTTTGGCGAGTTCCTGCGCGGTTGTGATGCACCAAGGGAAATCGTCCTGCGCAAAAACGAGCACCGGGTGCCCGTTTTTTTACGCCTGCGCATCCCCATTCCGACGATCAGCCCTTTCCCAGGAGGCCCACCCATGATCCAGGCCGGTGACACCGCGTTCATCCTTATCTGCGCCGCCCTCGTCCTGCTTATGACGCCCGGTCTGGCCCTGTTCTACGGGGGCATGGTCCGGCGCAAGAACGTGCTCGGCACCCTGATGCAGAGCTTCATCATGATCTCGCTCGTCACCATCGAGTGGGTCTATCTGGGCTACTCCATGAGCTTCGGCCCCGACGTGTCCGGCATCATCGGCGACCTCTCCTGGGCCGGGCTCGCAGGCGTCGGAGCCGCCCCCAACCCCGACTACGCGCCCACCATTCCCCACGCCGTGTTCATGATCTACCAGTGCATGTTCGCGGTGATCACCCCGGCGCTCATCACCGGAGCCTTCGCCGAGCGCGTTCGCTTCAGCTCCTTCGTGGTGTTCAGCGTGGCCTGGGCGGTGCTTGTGTACAACCCGGTGTGCCACTGGGTGTGGGGCAACGGCGGGTTCCTGAAGGCCATGGGCGTGCTGGATTTCGCGGGCGGCATCGTGGTGCACCTGACCTGCGGCGCGGCGGCGCTGGCCTCGGTCATGGTCATCGGGCCCCGCAAGGACCACGGCAGGCGTCAGTTCTTCCCCCACAGCCTGCCCATGACGCTTCTGGGCACCGGGCTCCTGTGGTTCGGCTGGTTCGGCTTCAACGCGGGCAGCGCCCTGGCCGCCGACGGCGTTGCCGGGTCGGCCTTCGTGGCCACGCACCTGGGCGGCATGGCGGGCATGGCCATGTGGACCGTGGTGGAGTGGTTCTACCAGGGCAAGCCCACGACGCTTGGCGCGGCCTCAGGCGCGGTGGCGGGCCTTGCCACCATCACACCGGCTGCCGGGTTCGTCACGGCCAACTCCGCCGTGCTCATCGGCCTGACCGCCGGGTTCTGCTGCTACTGGGCCGTGGTGCTCAAATCCAAGCTGCACTTCGACGACAGCCTGGACGTGGTGGGCATCCACGGCCTTGGCGGCGTGATCGGCACGCTCATGGCCGGTCTTCTGGCCACCAAGGGGGTCAACCCCAACGGCGCGGACGGCCTGTTCTACGGCAACGCGGCCCAGCTTGGCGTCCAGGCCCTTGGCATCGCCATCGTGGGAGTGTATGCTTTTGCGGTGAGTTACGTGGTGCTCAAGCTGGTCAACGCCTTCATGGGCCTGCGCGTCTCGCCGGACAACGAAGGCATCGGCCTGGATGTGGCCGAACACAACGAAGCCGCCTACAGCGAATAAGCGAGGATTCGGGCCATGAAGAAGATCGAGATCATAACGCGCCCCCACATCGTGGAGGACGTGAAGCAGGCTTTGACCGCCATGGGCGTCCTGGGCATGACCGTCACCCAGGTGAAGGGATTCGGACGCCAGCGAGGCCACACCGAGATCTACCGTGGAGCCGAGTATCAGGTTGATTTCGTGCCCAAGGTCAAGATCGAGGTGGTCATCGACGACGAGCGCGTCGCCGCCGTGCTTGACGCCGTGACCAAGGCCGCCCGCACCGGGCAGGTAGGCGACGGCAAGATCTTCGTGATGCCCGTGGACGACATCGTGCGCATCCGCACCGGAGAGACCGGGCACGACGCCATCTAGTGTCGCGTTTTTGAAAAACATGAAATGTTTTTCAAAAATAAATTAAATGGTTCTCTTGGTTTAGGTTTGAAAATCGTGTGAAGTTGCTTTGGTAGCCACGCACTAAGCCTTCCCTTCATTATAAGAAGAAAGCAAACGCCGGGGGCGTCGCACATGCGACGCCCTCTTTCTTTGCGCGCCGTGTGTTTGCTTGCGATGCCGATTGCGCTAGACTGCCCCCATGACGCTTGCATCCGCCATCATCCTGCTGATTCTGGTCATGGACCCCCTGGGGAACATCCCGTTCTTCGTCTCGGTGCTGAAAAAAGTGCCGCGGGAGCGAAAGCGCCGGGTGATCGCGCGCGAGCTGGTCATCGCGCTGTGCGTGCTGGTATTCTTCCTGTTTCTCGGGCCGCAGCTCCTGAAACTGTTGGGCATCTCCGGGCCGTCGCTCAGCATCGCCGGGGGCATCGTGCTGTTGCTCATCGCCATCAAGATGGTCTTCCCCAGCCACGACGACCTAGTGGAGGAGGAGCACGCCGAGCCTCTGGTGGTGCCGCTCGCGATCCCCTACGTGGCCGGGCCGTCGTCCCTGGCCACGGTGATGCTCATGGCCAGCGGCGAGCCCTCGCGCTGGGCGGACTGGCTTCTGGCGCTGGTCTGCGCCTGGCTGGCCACCGGGCTGGTGCTGCTCTTGTCAGTGGAGCTTGAGAAGCTCTTGGGCAAGCGCGGCATGGTCGCCCTGGAGCGGCTCATGGGCATGATATTGACCGCCATCGCCGTGGAGATGGCCCTGACCGGCGTGGCCGACTTTCTGGCCGCCCACGCGGCGGGGAAGTAGGGGGAGGCGGGAATGGCTGAGACCGAAAGCTGCATTGCGGGCAGGGAAAGGGCAGAGAGGCGATAGGGCGAGGGGAAGCGGCAGGAAGAAGGAAGGGTGTCGATAGGGCAAGGGGAGACGGCAGGGAGAGGGAAAGGTGTCGGAAGAAGGCCTCCGGCGGCCAAAGGGGCGAGCCCCTTTGGAAACCCGTATAGGTCTGCGTTTCCAGGCTGTGTTGGTGCTGGAGCGGTCTCTTTTGGGCCTGGAACGCTGGAACGCTGGAATGCTGGGACGATGTTCAGGATGCGGGTGATTGCGGGGGCGGGCTCGTGAACGTGCGCGTCCCGAAGTCGCAGCGCTACAGCCCGGCTTCCGGCTCTTCCAGGATGCGCCGGGCCAGGGCCGCATCCTCGGTGATGCGCGCCTTGAGCTCCTCGATGCCCGAAAACTTCTTCTCGCTGCGCAGTCGCTGCACGAAGTGCAGGTCCACGGATTTGCCGTAAAGGTCCCCGCAGTAGTCGAAGATGTGGGCCTCCAGGCTCAGGTGGTCGCCGCCGAAGGTGGGGTTGGTGCCGATGTTGGCCACCCCCGCCCAGGTCTGCTCGCCCTTGGAGAGCCATACTGCGTATACGCCGGATTTGGGCAGCAGCTGATCGCGCGCGTCCACGTTGGCCGTGGGGAAGCCCAGAAGTTTGCCGCCCCGGTCCGCGCCGTGAATAACCTCGCCGCGCACCTTGTGGAAGCGGCCCAAAAGCGGCTTAACGTCCCATACGTCGCCAGAAAGCAGCATGTCCCGGATGCGCGTGGAGCTCACCACCGCGTCTTCCACCATCACCGGGCCCAGGCGTTCCAGCAGAAATCCCATGCTGCGGCCAAGCTTGCCCAGGGTGGCGTAGTCGCCGCTGCGCCCTTTCCCGAAGGCCCAGTCGTGGCCGATGATAAGCTCCTTCATGCCCAGGTCGCGCACCAGGCAGTCGCGCACGAACTCCTCCGGCTCCAGCGCCGCGAAGGCGCGGGTGAAGGGCAACACCAGACAGGCCTCGATGCCGCACTCGGCGATCAGCTCAAGCTTCACGTCAGGGGTGGTCAGGCGCGGGGGGGCCTCCTTGCCGAGCAGCACCCGGCGCGGATGCGGCTCGAAGGTGACGGCCAGGCTGACCGCGTTCAGGACCTTGGCGCGTTCGCGCACGCGGTGCAGGAGCTTCTGGTGGGCCAGGTGCACGCCGTCGAAGTTGCCGATGGTCAGGCAGGAGCTGGTCAGGACGCCTTCGAGGTCGTCGAATGTACGGGCTACGATCATGGTTTTTCCGGTGGGCCGAAGGGGCGGGGGACACGCTACAGCAAAGAGCCGGAGGGTTCAACTCCGGAAAATTTTCAGGAAACTGAAAAAAGTGCTTGCCAAGCGACGAGGTTGAGTCTAGATACGACTCTCCCGACGACGTGCCGAAGTGGTGGAATTGGTAGACACGCTAGGTTCAGGGTCTAGTGGGGGCAACTCCGTGGAGGTTCGAGTCCTCTCTTCGGCACCATCGACAGCAACAGGCTGGGCAGAAATGCCCGGCCTTTCTGCTTTTATAAAGACTGGATTTCTCACAACTCCTGCCAGTACAGTCCGTTTAGGTCCGGGGAGACGGATCACTGTCCCGCAATTCCACACAGGGCCTCCTTTTCAGGGTAACTGCACCGGCTTTGTTCCTCCGGCGTTCACCCGAGAGCCCTCATGGGCGGGAGGTTCCGTGCCGACAGGAATCTCCCTTCCGTGCCGCAGCCGGCCGCGGCGCGAATCTTCCGGACAAGTCAACTGACCTGCCCGGTCGGCCCGATGCAGTAATGGGCCTCGAAAACAATCTGGACCAAAACGTCTTGCTGTCGTATTCCTTATAGAACGATTCGGCGGATGAATGCGGTCTTTTAGCACCCCCGACAGGCTGTTATGATCAAGAAAGTTGTCAGTCTTTTCGTTGTTTGCTCCGCACTGGCAGTTGCCTGGTTTCTTGTGCGGGATGACAGCCCGCGCGTGCGCGTGGTCGGAATCGTGCTGTTCACCACCAACAACGTGGAAACCGTGGACGGTTTCAAGGAAGGCATGGCCGCTCTGGGTTGGGTGGAAGGGGTTTCCGTGCGCTACGTATACCCCGAAGCCGCCTCTGACGCCCGGACGCTCGCCGAGAACGTGCGCGAGGTGCTGGCAGCCAAGCCGGACCTGCTGTTCGCGTCGCCTACCCCCGCTGCCATGGCCTCCCGGAAGGCAGCCGCCCCGCTTGGGATTCCCGTCATCTTCGCTCCAGTGAACAATCCCGTCGCGGCGGGACTTGTGGAGAATCTTGCACGGCCCGAGGCCAACGTCACCGGAGTCGGCCTGGCCCCGAGCGAGGGGCGCAGGCTCCAGTCGCTCGTCTCGCTGCGCCCCGGCATGCGCGTCGTCTCCGTGCCCTACAATCCCGCCGACGTGAGCGCCCAGGCCTCCCTGGAACAGCTCGGGCGGTGTTCGAAGGAACTGGGGGTGAGCATCAAGCCGGTCCCCATGCGGGAGCACGACACGCCCGAGGACCTGGATACGATCATCCCCGCGGATGCGGACGCCGTGTTCCTTCCCCGCGACGCCATGGTCATGTCGCACTACAAGACCTTCAACGACCTGGCCGTGCGCCGCCGCATCCCCATGTCCACGCCCCGGCTGGACCAGGTGGAGGACGGCGTGCTGACCGGCTACGGCTTCATCGGCAGGGAGATAGGCAGGCAGTCCGCGTCCATGGCGCATCAGGTGCTCATGGGCACGAATGTGTCCAACGTGCCCGTGGAGACCGCGCGGGATTTCCTGTTTTTGAACCTGGGCACGGCGCAGGCAATAGGCCTTGACGTTCCGGACTCGATACTGCGGCAGACGCACTACGTGTTCAGGCCGGAGGAGCCGCAGCAATGAACCGGCTGGGATCGCTCCTGTTCATCATGCTCCTTGGGGTCGCGGTGGCCCCCATGCTGGCCCTGGGCCTGCTTCTGGGCTGGAAGGGGTATGCGAACCAGCTGGAGAACGAGCATCGGTACGCATCCAGTCTGGCGGCGGACGCCGGATCGCGCCTCACCCGCGAGATGGGCCGGGTAGCCCAGGACGCCCTCTCCCTGGGGCGCTTCCGTGACCTCTTCGCCTTGACGCCCGCCGAGATGGCCGACAACCTCATGGAATTCCTGGCCTTCGAGTCGGCAATTCGGGAGGTTGCCCTGCTCGACGCGCAGGGAATGCAGCTCGCCAGGGCCGGGGCTTTCAAGGCCCACTCGCTCCAGGAGCGCCGCGATTATTCCGCAAACAAGAGCTTCCAGGACGCCGTATCCAGCGCCGTCCCCATGTTCTCGCTGGCGCGGGTGGACCCGGACGTCAACGAGCCGCTCATGGACTTGTTCGTGCCGTTCGTTGATCCCCGCTCGGGAAAGGTCCAGGGCGTGGCGGCATGCACGCTCAAGCTCTCCCTGCTGCACGATCTGACCCGGGAGCTCTCCGTGCTCCCGCACCAGCAGGTGCTGATCACGTCGGGCGGCCGCGTGGTGGCGGCGCCCAACATGGGCACCGTGCTGGCCGGGATCACCTACGCCCCGGTCAACGCTCCAGGCATTCAGTTCGGTCCTCAGGGGGGCAAGGTTGTGACGGGCTCCTATTCCACCGAGATCGGCGGGCAAGACTTCACCGCCGTGGCGGTGCTGGATGCAGAGCACGCCATGAAGCCGTATTTTCATTCCGTGGGGATTTATCTCCTGGTGTTTTCAGGCGGCCTGCTGCTGGCGGCGGCGACGGCTTATGCGGCCAGGCAGCGTCTGATGGCACCCCTGGCCATGCTCACCGACACGGCCCGCGCCATCCGCAACGGCGACCTGTCTGCCAGGGCGCGGGGCGAAGGGCTCTACGAGACGCAGCAGCTGGCGGATAGCTTCAACGACATGACCTCGCGGCTGGTGGGGTCGCTCCAGAAGCTGAGCGATGAAGCGGCCAGCCGCGAGGCCGCCCAGGCCGCCCTGAGGGAAAGCCAGGAGCGCCTCGACCTTGCCCTGGCGGCGGTGAGCGACGGTCTCTGGGACTGGCAGGTGGAGTCCGGGCTCACCTACTTCAGCGCCCGCTGGTTCAGCATGCTTGGCTACGAGCCAGGAGAACTCCCCTCCCACTACGAGACCTGGCGCTCCCTGCTGCACCCTCAGGATGTGGTCCGCGCGCAGGACACTGTGCGCAGCCACATGCAAAGCGGCGTCGGGTTCGAAATGGAAGTGCGCATGCACTGCAAGGACGGCAGCTGGAAATGGGTTCTGAGCCGGGGGCGGGTGGTGGCGTGGGGGCCTGACGGCGAACCCTTGCGCGTGGTGGGCACGCACACGGACATCACCGAGCGCAGGCACATGCTGGACATGATGGTCCAGTCCGAGAAGATGCTCTCGGTCGGGGGCCTCGCGGCGGGGATGGCCCACGAGATCAACAACCCGCTGAGCGGCATCATCCAGAGCGCCCAGGTGGTCCTGTCGCGCCTCGCGTCCGACTCCCGGGCCAACCGGGAGGCCGCCCTGGCGTCCGGCTGCACGCTCGAGGCCCTGCGCGAGTTCGCCAAGAGGCGCGACATCAAGGGGATGGTCGAGTCCATGCGCGATTCCGCGGTCCGGGCCGCTCGCATCGTGGGGGACATGCTGGAATTCAGCCGCAAAAGCACCTCGGAAGAGGTCCTGGTGGACGTAAACACCCTGCTGGACAAAAGCGTGGAGCTCTCCTCCGCCGACTATGACCTGAAGAAGAAATACGATTTCCGCCACATCGCCATTGTGCGCGACTACGCCAGGGACCTGCCCCAGGTGCGCTGCTCCGCGCCGCAGATAGAGCAGGTGCTGGTCAATCTTCTTCGCAATGCGGCCCAGGCCCTCTCCGTGGGAACGTGCGACGGCGCGCCTCCCAGGATCATGCTGCGCACGAGCTTTTGCGACGGCCACGTCTGCATCGGCGTCCAGGACAACGGCCCCGGCATTCCGGAGGAACAGCGTGGACGAATCTTCGAGCCGTTCTTCACCACAAAGCCCGTGGGCGAGGGGACGGGGCTCGGGCTGTCGGTGTCCTACTTCATCGTGGCCAACAACCATCAGGGAGCCTTCGAGCTGGAGACGCCCCCGGAAGGCGGCACGCGCTTCGTGGTGAAGCTCCCGGCCTGACGCGCAGAGCATCCGGACCAGCGTTTCTTCCGGTGTCCCGCCCGATGATGTCGGCGGGCTCTTTCATCGTGAATCAGCCGCAGCGCAAACGGCGCTTCTTCCCATCGCGCTCCCGCAGCCAAGTCCATCCCAGGCTGATCAGCCCACATCCGTGGCTCGTCCATGCAAAAGCATGCGCTTGCGCGCGTACTCCAAAGCGCCAGGTGTTTGTGTTGTGTCTAGAATGGCATAAATGACTGAATCATTTCTTTACATTGGGAAGTTCTTACTGTCGATTTACTTGACATAAATCTGTTTGCTGCCCCAAGGCCGGATCTTAAGTATCAGATATTCAGGTTATTTCCCGTTTCTACATTTGGTATGCCTATTGCTTGGGAGGGTGATCGGCTATGGCGGGGCTTGGCGTGTACGCCCCTCTCAAGGGAAGCGACGGGCGAGATGCCCAACTCCGGAGGCAGAGAATGAAAAGAGCGAAATTGATACTGGTGGCGTGCGCGTTGGTCTGTTCCTTGAACATCGCGACTTATGCCCGGGCGGTCGTCCTTCCTAATCCGGAAGTCTACGCGATAAGCAACGACATGCTCTATACGTATTCGGCCCAGATCCTGACCGCCCTCGGCTACCAGGGCTTCGACTACTCAACAGGCAGCGGTACACAGGATATCGCCATCTTCACTTTCAACAACGCCCTCAACAATCACAACCTGAACGCCGGATTCCCCGTTCCGTTCCAGATCCCCAACGGCAACCCCTCCGCGTGGTCCGGAACCTGGGGTGACGGAAGCGGCACAAACGCTCCGATCCTTGTGGACACCCTGCGGGATTATCTGCACAGCACGTTCGGGTCCAATATTAACATTCCGGTCTTCGTGTTCGACTTCAACAACAATACCGACCTGTTCATCACCGGCCAGGCCAGGATCTGGGACGGAGCCCCCGGCGGACAGAGCAGCACGATGATCGCGCAGTTCTCCATGGACAACACCAATCTGGTGGTGCCCGGCGCTTCGCCGCTTCCCGGAAACAACGCCTACGACCCGACTTCCTTCGTGACGGTTTCAACGGAAGTGCAGTTCCCCTATAGCGGCACTCCCATCATTGGGCCTATTCCTTCCAGCAACGGCAGCGGAAAGGCCGACTTCTTCGCCTACTCCCCGGCCATGGACCTGACCCTGTACGATAACCAGGGCTACTACATCGACTTCTTCTTCAACGTGGCTGGCAACACCGGCGGCGGCGAGGAGCTCTTCATCTCCGGCCGGGTCTCGACCGTTTCGGCTGTCCCCGAACCCGCGACCATGCTGCTCATGGGCCTGGGCCTGGCCGGAGTGGCCGTGGCCAGGCGGCGGATGCGCAAGCCGCAATAGCTTTCTGAAAGGACCTCTCCAACAGCCGGGGACACCCACAGGTGCTCCCCGGCTTTGCGTTTGCATGGCCGACGGCTTGTGTCGCGCCTGAACCCGCCCCGCATACAGTCCCTCTGGACGGACGCGCCTCTCTTCAGTACGTTGGACGGCACACCAGCATGCCTTCCCCGGACGGTCGCAGCCCGGCGACGGCAGCCCCTTTCCCCAGGAGCAGCATACCCCATGGCCTGGACAGCGCCGCTTCGCCGTATCCGCAACCGGTACGTACTGGCCGTACTTATCGTGCTGCTCGCGGCGTGCGTGCGGGTGTTGTTTCTCGGCGCGCTCGGCACGCGCGTCCCCTATGTGACGTTCTTTCCCGCCGTGATGATCGCCTCCCTGTACGGAGGCGTCGGCCCCGGCCTGCTGGCCACCCTGCTTTCCGCCCTGTGCGCCCTGCTCATCCAGATGGGGGGGCATTCCTATTCCCTGGACCTGCAGGACTGGCTGGCCATGGCGGTCTTTACTTCCAGCGGCGTGCTGGTCTGCTGGGTATCCAGGACGCTGCACTCCGCGCAGACCAAGGCCGGGCAGGCCGTCGCGCTGGAAGACCTCGTGAAAGAGCGCGAGGACGCCATTGCCGCCTTGCGCCAGAGCCGGGCCATGCTTTCAAGCGTCATCGAGAGCCTCCCCTTCGACTTCTGGGCGCTCAACCGCCAGGGGCGCTACATTCTCCTGAACACCAACGCCAAGAACTTCTGGGGCGACGCCACCGGCAAGCGACCGGCTGATCTTCCCGCGCCGCCGCAAACCATCGCGGAGTGGGAGCAGAACAACACCCGCGCCCTGTCCGGGGAGATCGTGCGCAGGGAGATGACCTTCGTGCGCCAGGGCGAGATGCGCGCCTTCGACACCATTGCCGCGCCCATACGGGACGGCGGGCGCATCCTTGGGTCTCTGGCCATGAACGTGGACATCACCGAGCGCAAGCAGATAGAGGAGACGCTGCGCAAGAGTGAAGAGCGCTGGCGCATGTACGTGGCCACGGCCAACGAAGGCATCTTCGTCATGGACGCCCAGACCCGCATCACCTACGCAAACCAGCGCCTCGCCGACATGCTCGGCGGCAGCGTGGAGCAGAT from Fundidesulfovibrio putealis DSM 16056 includes these protein-coding regions:
- a CDS encoding ammonium transporter, giving the protein MIQAGDTAFILICAALVLLMTPGLALFYGGMVRRKNVLGTLMQSFIMISLVTIEWVYLGYSMSFGPDVSGIIGDLSWAGLAGVGAAPNPDYAPTIPHAVFMIYQCMFAVITPALITGAFAERVRFSSFVVFSVAWAVLVYNPVCHWVWGNGGFLKAMGVLDFAGGIVVHLTCGAAALASVMVIGPRKDHGRRQFFPHSLPMTLLGTGLLWFGWFGFNAGSALAADGVAGSAFVATHLGGMAGMAMWTVVEWFYQGKPTTLGAASGAVAGLATITPAAGFVTANSAVLIGLTAGFCCYWAVVLKSKLHFDDSLDVVGIHGLGGVIGTLMAGLLATKGVNPNGADGLFYGNAAQLGVQALGIAIVGVYAFAVSYVVLKLVNAFMGLRVSPDNEGIGLDVAEHNEAAYSE
- a CDS encoding bifunctional riboflavin kinase/FAD synthetase — its product is MIVARTFDDLEGVLTSSCLTIGNFDGVHLAHQKLLHRVRERAKVLNAVSLAVTFEPHPRRVLLGKEAPPRLTTPDVKLELIAECGIEACLVLPFTRAFAALEPEEFVRDCLVRDLGMKELIIGHDWAFGKGRSGDYATLGKLGRSMGFLLERLGPVMVEDAVVSSTRIRDMLLSGDVWDVKPLLGRFHKVRGEVIHGADRGGKLLGFPTANVDARDQLLPKSGVYAVWLSKGEQTWAGVANIGTNPTFGGDHLSLEAHIFDYCGDLYGKSVDLHFVQRLRSEKKFSGIEELKARITEDAALARRILEEPEAGL
- a CDS encoding PEP-CTERM sorting domain-containing protein encodes the protein MKRAKLILVACALVCSLNIATYARAVVLPNPEVYAISNDMLYTYSAQILTALGYQGFDYSTGSGTQDIAIFTFNNALNNHNLNAGFPVPFQIPNGNPSAWSGTWGDGSGTNAPILVDTLRDYLHSTFGSNINIPVFVFDFNNNTDLFITGQARIWDGAPGGQSSTMIAQFSMDNTNLVVPGASPLPGNNAYDPTSFVTVSTEVQFPYSGTPIIGPIPSSNGSGKADFFAYSPAMDLTLYDNQGYYIDFFFNVAGNTGGGEELFISGRVSTVSAVPEPATMLLMGLGLAGVAVARRRMRKPQ
- the chrA gene encoding chromate efflux transporter codes for the protein MTPSPSVWRIFLTYLRIGASAFGGPGMLPFIRNRLVDRLGWFTNDEFKTGLALVQSIPGGPLVQLAAYLGHAKAGLPGALAAFAGFALPAWAMITAFAIIYQKTADLPAMLGALVGLKVVVVAVCFMASLDFLGRYARTAMQRGLAGGACVLFLIGLKPFMLILGGAIIGVLTFKGEPRKPHIANGEPQSWKTPLALLGLYVLFLVGCALLESPMLRFALSMGKVDLLSFGGFGAFPMMYAEVVRARGWLDERTFMDAMAMSQVTPGPFLLVSAFVGYQLKGMLGAVIGGIAVFAPSFLMVMAAIRMKDSVLSSDWAHKALAGVLAILSGLILAVAVSFAKAVDWQWPQGVLLVLALAALARKVDILWVVLGGALASALLF
- a CDS encoding PAS domain-containing protein, with product MNRLGSLLFIMLLGVAVAPMLALGLLLGWKGYANQLENEHRYASSLAADAGSRLTREMGRVAQDALSLGRFRDLFALTPAEMADNLMEFLAFESAIREVALLDAQGMQLARAGAFKAHSLQERRDYSANKSFQDAVSSAVPMFSLARVDPDVNEPLMDLFVPFVDPRSGKVQGVAACTLKLSLLHDLTRELSVLPHQQVLITSGGRVVAAPNMGTVLAGITYAPVNAPGIQFGPQGGKVVTGSYSTEIGGQDFTAVAVLDAEHAMKPYFHSVGIYLLVFSGGLLLAAATAYAARQRLMAPLAMLTDTARAIRNGDLSARARGEGLYETQQLADSFNDMTSRLVGSLQKLSDEAASREAAQAALRESQERLDLALAAVSDGLWDWQVESGLTYFSARWFSMLGYEPGELPSHYETWRSLLHPQDVVRAQDTVRSHMQSGVGFEMEVRMHCKDGSWKWVLSRGRVVAWGPDGEPLRVVGTHTDITERRHMLDMMVQSEKMLSVGGLAAGMAHEINNPLSGIIQSAQVVLSRLASDSRANREAALASGCTLEALREFAKRRDIKGMVESMRDSAVRAARIVGDMLEFSRKSTSEEVLVDVNTLLDKSVELSSADYDLKKKYDFRHIAIVRDYARDLPQVRCSAPQIEQVLVNLLRNAAQALSVGTCDGAPPRIMLRTSFCDGHVCIGVQDNGPGIPEEQRGRIFEPFFTTKPVGEGTGLGLSVSYFIVANNHQGAFELETPPEGGTRFVVKLPA
- a CDS encoding P-II family nitrogen regulator, translated to MKKIEIITRPHIVEDVKQALTAMGVLGMTVTQVKGFGRQRGHTEIYRGAEYQVDFVPKVKIEVVIDDERVAAVLDAVTKAARTGQVGDGKIFVMPVDDIVRIRTGETGHDAI
- a CDS encoding ABC transporter substrate-binding protein — encoded protein: MRVVGIVLFTTNNVETVDGFKEGMAALGWVEGVSVRYVYPEAASDARTLAENVREVLAAKPDLLFASPTPAAMASRKAAAPLGIPVIFAPVNNPVAAGLVENLARPEANVTGVGLAPSEGRRLQSLVSLRPGMRVVSVPYNPADVSAQASLEQLGRCSKELGVSIKPVPMREHDTPEDLDTIIPADADAVFLPRDAMVMSHYKTFNDLAVRRRIPMSTPRLDQVEDGVLTGYGFIGREIGRQSASMAHQVLMGTNVSNVPVETARDFLFLNLGTAQAIGLDVPDSILRQTHYVFRPEEPQQ
- a CDS encoding MarC family protein; protein product: MTLASAIILLILVMDPLGNIPFFVSVLKKVPRERKRRVIARELVIALCVLVFFLFLGPQLLKLLGISGPSLSIAGGIVLLLIAIKMVFPSHDDLVEEEHAEPLVVPLAIPYVAGPSSLATVMLMASGEPSRWADWLLALVCAWLATGLVLLLSVELEKLLGKRGMVALERLMGMILTAIAVEMALTGVADFLAAHAAGK